The following proteins are co-located in the Undibacter mobilis genome:
- a CDS encoding D-alanyl-D-alanine carboxypeptidase family protein, with protein sequence MTAFRTNKFVGAAIAALFAAAVCAPAFAATKAHRPGSGHKPASGLANKKDPAKKDEPPINAKHAILIDAENGSVLFERDPDVMIYPASLAKLMTAEYVFNELKQGRLNLNDEFPVSENAWRKGGAPSRTSTMFAALHSRIPVDALIHGMIIQSANDACIVLAEGISGTEAEFARKLTERARVIGLEKSTFANSNGLPDPGTQVTTRELGLLARHIVVTYPELYKIYGQRDFTWNKIKQPNRNPLLPLEIGADGMKTGFTKEAGYGLVGSAVQNGTRLIAVVNGLGSPKERADDGKRLLEWGFKNFDHRILFAEGQIIGTAKIYGGAEGSVPLLAPGQVQVMMPKSGGDRLIARIVYNGPVAAPVKKDQPIGVLRVWRNDKVILNVPLKAAEAVAQGSLSQRAVDAAAELVIGVFRAGAQKL encoded by the coding sequence ATGACAGCGTTTCGGACCAACAAATTCGTCGGAGCTGCGATCGCGGCGCTGTTTGCGGCCGCGGTTTGCGCGCCGGCTTTTGCCGCGACCAAAGCGCACCGGCCGGGCTCGGGCCACAAGCCGGCCTCGGGGCTCGCCAACAAGAAAGACCCGGCCAAGAAAGACGAGCCGCCGATCAACGCCAAGCACGCCATTCTCATCGACGCCGAGAACGGCAGCGTGCTGTTCGAGCGCGACCCCGATGTGATGATCTATCCGGCCTCGCTCGCCAAGCTGATGACGGCCGAATACGTCTTCAACGAACTCAAGCAGGGCCGTCTCAATCTCAACGACGAGTTTCCGGTCAGCGAAAACGCCTGGCGCAAAGGCGGCGCGCCGTCGCGCACCTCCACCATGTTTGCGGCATTGCATAGCCGCATTCCGGTCGATGCGCTGATCCATGGCATGATCATCCAGTCGGCCAACGATGCCTGCATCGTGCTGGCCGAGGGCATTTCCGGAACGGAAGCGGAGTTCGCCCGCAAGCTGACCGAGCGCGCGCGCGTGATCGGCCTGGAGAAATCGACCTTCGCCAATTCCAACGGTCTGCCCGATCCCGGCACGCAGGTGACGACGCGCGAACTGGGCCTGCTCGCGCGCCACATCGTCGTGACCTATCCGGAGCTGTACAAGATCTACGGCCAGCGCGACTTCACCTGGAACAAGATCAAGCAGCCGAACCGCAACCCGTTGCTGCCGCTGGAAATCGGCGCCGACGGCATGAAAACCGGCTTCACCAAGGAAGCCGGCTACGGTCTCGTCGGCTCGGCGGTGCAAAACGGCACGCGGCTGATCGCGGTCGTCAACGGCCTCGGCTCGCCGAAGGAGCGCGCCGACGACGGCAAGCGGTTGCTCGAATGGGGTTTCAAGAATTTCGATCACCGCATTCTGTTCGCCGAAGGGCAGATCATCGGCACCGCCAAGATCTATGGTGGCGCGGAGGGCAGCGTGCCGTTGCTCGCGCCGGGTCAGGTGCAGGTGATGATGCCGAAGTCGGGCGGCGATCGTCTGATCGCGCGCATCGTCTATAACGGACCCGTGGCGGCGCCGGTCAAGAAGGACCAGCCAATCGGCGTGCTGCGTGTGTGGCGCAACGACAAGGTCATTCTCAATGTGCCGCTGAAGGCAGCGGAGGCCGTCGCGCAAGGCTCGCTCTCGCAGCGTGCCGTCGATGCCGCCGCCGAGCTTGTGATCGGCGTATTCCGCGCCGGTGCGCAAAAGCTATGA
- the tmk gene encoding dTMP kinase, whose protein sequence is MSAESFRKRGKFITFEGGEGSGKSTHTQLLAERLRACGLDVVLTREPGGSPGAEIIRHIILSGIAKPLGTETETILFAAARDDHVNATILPALLAGKWVVCDRFIDSTRVYQGALGKVDMKLIRGLERVTVGEAMPDLTILIDVPANIGLARAKTRRGEGAADRFEAESVEFHENLRLAFLDVARQEPKRFAVIDGRPPRDVVAERVWAAVEQRLLGAPATPVEAAVP, encoded by the coding sequence ATGAGCGCAGAATCTTTCAGGAAGCGCGGCAAGTTCATCACCTTCGAAGGCGGCGAGGGCTCGGGCAAGTCGACGCACACGCAGTTGCTGGCGGAACGCCTGCGCGCGTGCGGGCTCGACGTCGTGCTGACGCGTGAGCCCGGCGGCTCGCCCGGCGCCGAGATCATCCGCCACATCATTCTCTCCGGCATTGCCAAGCCGCTCGGCACCGAGACCGAGACCATCCTGTTTGCCGCCGCGCGTGACGATCACGTCAACGCCACCATTCTGCCGGCGCTGCTCGCCGGCAAATGGGTCGTGTGCGACCGCTTCATCGATTCGACCCGCGTCTATCAGGGCGCGCTCGGCAAGGTCGACATGAAGCTGATCCGCGGGCTCGAGCGCGTCACTGTCGGCGAGGCCATGCCGGATCTCACCATCCTCATCGACGTGCCGGCCAATATCGGCCTTGCCCGTGCCAAGACCCGGCGCGGCGAAGGCGCGGCCGACCGCTTCGAGGCGGAGTCGGTGGAGTTTCATGAGAACCTGCGGTTGGCGTTTCTCGATGTGGCGCGGCAGGAGCCGAAGCGCTTTGCCGTGATCGACGGCCGGCCGCCGCGCGACGTTGTCGCCGAACGCGTCTGGGCCGCGGTGGAGCAGCGTCTTCTCGGCGCGCCCGCCACGCCGGTCGAGGCCGCGGTGCCATGA
- a CDS encoding DNA polymerase III subunit delta' encodes MTDEAEDGAGLAPHQTTVLFGHADAEQTLLEAYRGGRMPHAWLIGGQPGIGKATLAYRLARFVLAHPDPASPAVQNATSLAVDPEHPAARRMAVKAQGDLLVLERVINPQTGKLFQNIRIDDVKRTVGFFGSTAGEGGWRIAIVDPIDDLQRDGANALLKILEEPPPRTLLLLVSQSPGRELPTIRSRCRRLLLRPLATEDVMRAVAAATGAADGDLRPAAEASGGSPGRALHLLDGPALALRGRVLDLMEQLPKPDPRALHALGDALSGTDPESLETFVDLVNGWLSDRLRTEIGAGQKNKAAMAWERINRAARDVEAYNLERKPLVFAVFKELADAARRS; translated from the coding sequence ATGACCGACGAAGCCGAAGACGGCGCAGGCCTCGCCCCGCATCAGACGACCGTGCTGTTCGGCCATGCCGATGCCGAGCAGACCTTGCTTGAAGCCTATCGCGGCGGCCGCATGCCCCATGCCTGGCTGATCGGCGGCCAGCCCGGCATCGGCAAAGCGACGCTGGCCTACCGGCTGGCGCGCTTCGTGCTGGCGCATCCCGATCCGGCGTCGCCCGCGGTGCAGAACGCGACCTCGCTCGCCGTCGACCCGGAGCATCCGGCAGCGCGCCGCATGGCCGTCAAGGCGCAAGGCGATTTGCTGGTGCTCGAACGCGTGATCAATCCGCAGACCGGCAAGCTGTTTCAAAACATTCGTATCGACGACGTGAAGCGGACGGTCGGCTTCTTCGGCTCGACCGCAGGTGAGGGCGGCTGGCGCATCGCCATCGTCGATCCGATCGACGATCTGCAACGCGACGGTGCCAACGCCTTGTTGAAGATTCTGGAGGAGCCGCCGCCGCGCACACTGCTGCTGCTCGTCAGCCAGTCGCCAGGCCGCGAACTGCCGACCATTCGCTCGCGCTGCCGGCGGTTGCTGCTGCGGCCGCTCGCGACAGAGGATGTCATGCGTGCCGTTGCCGCCGCCACCGGCGCAGCCGACGGCGATCTGCGGCCGGCTGCCGAAGCATCCGGCGGCAGCCCGGGCCGTGCGCTGCATCTCCTCGACGGTCCGGCGCTGGCCTTGCGCGGCCGTGTGCTCGACCTGATGGAGCAATTACCGAAGCCCGATCCGCGCGCGCTGCACGCGCTCGGCGATGCCTTGTCGGGCACCGATCCTGAATCGCTTGAGACCTTCGTCGATCTGGTCAATGGCTGGTTGTCGGATCGCTTGCGGACCGAAATCGGCGCCGGCCAGAAGAACAAGGCGGCGATGGCCTGGGAGCGGATCAACCGGGCGGCACGCGACGTCGAGGCCTACAATCTCGAACGCAAACCCCTGGTGTTTGCCGTTTTCAAGGAACTCGCCGACGCGGCCCGGCGGTCCTGA